The proteins below are encoded in one region of Deltaproteobacteria bacterium:
- the infA gene encoding translation initiation factor IF-1, whose protein sequence is MSRDDLIKLTGTVTRTLGGGHMEVETEEGVTLKAMLSGRLKRFKIKVLVGDRVEIAVSPYDTSHGLITYRLK, encoded by the coding sequence TTGAGTCGTGACGATCTGATAAAATTAACCGGAACCGTAACCCGCACCCTGGGCGGCGGGCACATGGAAGTCGAAACTGAAGAGGGCGTCACCTTAAAGGCAATGCTTTCCGGCCGTCTCAAACGTTTCAAGATCAAGGTTCTGGTGGGCGACCGGGTCGAGATTGCGGTTTCACCTTATGATACCTCACACGGGCTGATTACCTACAGGCTCAAATAG
- a CDS encoding B12-binding domain-containing radical SAM protein, which yields MRFLLINPYYPITEDPSPPLGLAYVAAVLERAGIEVEILDFVVFPYSKKLLETRLKDFPPDVVGLTSVTMNFNNAFEVLRDVKNINPEIFTVMGGPHVTFCAVETMQSVLELDCVVLGEGEDTIVELAGALERRHSLESVLGIVYRDGVQICHTGVRKRPLDMDSLPLPARHLLPMARYHALDLYVTMTTSRACPFSCTFCVGRKMFGSRVRFRNPAAIINEFEGLSKLDFGLISFADDLFTAKKAHCLYICEEIIRRGIKQKWVSFARVDMVSKELLEKMKEAGCNDICFGVESGNPGILKTIKKGISLDQVVTAVEMCGDVGITPMASFIVGLPGETPETLKETVEFALKLNNLGARYGFHLLAPFPGTEIREESDRYGITILTDDWSQYHANRAIVETPDVSRETLNEIVIQWENRFNAWRESIGMQMKKGNATEDDSRQLQEIERRECIYKLMMDNLIEEKGSWPVGNDPVSDVDALKTLVERLEGSIDKTPEQVFHHLKYVMDRKDLRYIRTGRQICWEWTDFLP from the coding sequence TTGCGTTTTCTCCTGATAAATCCTTACTACCCCATAACCGAAGATCCCTCTCCCCCTCTAGGTCTGGCCTATGTGGCGGCGGTCCTCGAACGGGCGGGCATCGAAGTTGAAATCCTGGACTTTGTCGTCTTTCCCTACAGTAAAAAGTTACTCGAAACCAGGCTGAAGGACTTTCCACCGGATGTTGTGGGTCTTACATCGGTTACGATGAACTTTAACAATGCCTTTGAGGTATTAAGGGATGTTAAAAACATAAATCCCGAAATATTCACGGTCATGGGTGGACCTCACGTAACTTTTTGTGCCGTGGAAACAATGCAATCAGTCCTTGAACTGGATTGTGTTGTCTTGGGCGAGGGTGAGGATACAATAGTAGAGTTGGCAGGTGCGTTGGAAAGGCGGCACAGCCTGGAGAGTGTGTTAGGGATCGTTTACCGCGATGGCGTGCAGATTTGCCATACCGGCGTGAGAAAACGGCCCCTGGATATGGACTCTCTTCCTTTACCGGCCAGGCATCTTCTCCCGATGGCCAGGTATCACGCGCTCGATCTGTATGTGACTATGACCACGAGTCGTGCTTGTCCTTTCAGTTGTACCTTCTGTGTAGGACGCAAGATGTTCGGGTCCCGCGTCCGGTTCAGAAATCCGGCGGCGATCATTAATGAGTTTGAAGGCCTTAGCAAACTCGATTTTGGCCTGATCAGCTTTGCCGACGATCTCTTTACCGCCAAAAAGGCGCACTGTCTCTATATCTGCGAGGAGATAATCAGGCGGGGTATCAAACAGAAATGGGTTTCTTTCGCGCGGGTCGACATGGTCTCGAAGGAACTACTTGAAAAGATGAAAGAAGCCGGGTGCAACGATATTTGTTTTGGGGTGGAGTCTGGGAACCCGGGCATCCTTAAAACGATAAAAAAAGGCATATCTTTAGACCAGGTGGTTACGGCCGTGGAGATGTGCGGGGATGTGGGAATAACACCGATGGCCTCTTTTATTGTTGGTCTTCCGGGAGAAACACCGGAAACCCTGAAGGAAACGGTTGAATTCGCCTTGAAGCTTAATAACCTTGGGGCCAGGTATGGATTCCATCTCTTGGCCCCTTTCCCCGGGACCGAAATCCGTGAGGAAAGTGATCGGTACGGTATAACCATCCTGACTGATGATTGGTCGCAATATCATGCGAACAGGGCTATTGTAGAAACACCTGATGTAAGTCGTGAAACATTAAACGAAATCGTTATCCAGTGGGAGAACAGGTTCAATGCCTGGCGCGAAAGCATCGGCATGCAAATGAAAAAAGGAAATGCCACTGAAGATGACAGCCGACAATTGCAGGAGATTGAACGCAGGGAATGTATTTATAAATTGATGATGGATAACTTGATCGAGGAAAAAGGCTCCTGGCCGGTGGGCAATGATCCTGTTTCTGACGTGGATGCATTGAAAACTCTAGTTGAAAGGCTTGAAGGTTCTATTGACAAAACACCTGAACAGGTTTTTCATCACCTGAAGTATGTCATGGACCGGAAAGATTTGAGGTATATAAGAACCGGCCGGCAGATTTGCTGGGAATGGACGGATTTCCTGCCATAA
- the rsmB gene encoding 16S rRNA (cytosine(967)-C(5))-methyltransferase RsmB, producing MAAKWKNPARSKPKDARAAALLTLLDIDAGRFPEDALEDYSSEYMAGLDRRDRALAHALVFGVLRHRSRLDWTLNHFLKKPDKPLEPVIRIILWLGLFQLVHLDRIPASASVNESVKLARDYGPTWSVKLINGVLRAVTRAKALPDPQKANLPSIKKLALAESHPEWMVRQWVNQLGYDEAAAFLNANNQIPPLTLRVNTASISREELLALLRDRVDQVKPTFYSPEGLLIFGPTGSIPNLPGYSEGYFTIQDEASQMVAHLARPRAGEKALDACAGRGGKALHLVSLARSSPVWALDPDLARLTHIEPEARRLWLDSPIVVQGDLLHNPFKPESFEKVLLDAPCSSLGIIRRRPDIKWLKSASDPPRLAEFQYKLLDAAALLVRPGGRLVYSVCTMTQEETSGCVEAFLSGHTNFKLITARDFLPPSAHPLVGPDRTLQTWPHKHQSDGFFAAVLKKGSDH from the coding sequence TTGGCAGCTAAATGGAAAAACCCCGCCCGCTCAAAACCGAAAGACGCTCGGGCCGCCGCCCTCCTGACCCTCCTGGACATTGACGCCGGCCGCTTTCCAGAGGATGCCCTCGAGGATTATAGCAGCGAATATATGGCTGGATTGGATCGCCGCGACCGTGCCCTGGCGCATGCCTTGGTCTTCGGCGTCCTGCGCCATCGGAGTCGGCTGGATTGGACCCTAAACCATTTCCTGAAAAAGCCTGATAAGCCTCTTGAGCCCGTTATTCGGATTATCCTCTGGCTCGGCCTGTTTCAGCTTGTTCATCTCGATCGAATCCCGGCCTCAGCCTCGGTCAACGAGTCGGTCAAACTGGCCCGGGATTATGGGCCGACCTGGTCGGTTAAACTGATCAACGGTGTCCTGAGAGCGGTAACCAGGGCCAAGGCCCTGCCTGACCCACAGAAGGCGAATCTGCCTTCAATAAAAAAACTGGCCCTGGCTGAGTCGCATCCTGAATGGATGGTGAGGCAGTGGGTCAACCAGCTCGGTTATGATGAGGCCGCGGCATTTCTTAATGCCAATAACCAGATACCGCCGCTGACCTTGCGCGTCAATACCGCCAGCATCTCCCGTGAGGAGCTGCTGGCCTTGCTCAGAGACCGGGTTGATCAGGTCAAGCCTACCTTTTACTCCCCTGAGGGCCTTTTAATATTCGGCCCAACTGGTTCGATCCCGAACCTGCCCGGCTATAGCGAGGGATATTTTACCATTCAGGACGAGGCGAGTCAGATGGTCGCTCACCTGGCCCGGCCCCGCGCCGGGGAAAAGGCGCTGGATGCCTGCGCCGGACGCGGCGGTAAAGCCCTGCATTTAGTCTCCCTGGCGCGTTCAAGCCCTGTCTGGGCCCTTGATCCCGACCTTGCCCGGCTCACCCACATCGAACCGGAAGCCAGACGGCTGTGGCTTGACTCACCAATAGTAGTTCAGGGCGACCTGCTGCATAACCCCTTTAAACCCGAATCCTTTGAGAAAGTCCTCCTGGACGCGCCTTGCTCCAGCCTGGGGATCATCCGCCGTCGGCCGGATATTAAGTGGCTCAAGTCAGCCTCAGACCCGCCGCGGCTGGCCGAGTTTCAGTACAAACTCCTTGACGCCGCTGCCTTGTTGGTCCGCCCCGGGGGCCGGCTGGTTTACTCGGTTTGCACCATGACTCAGGAAGAAACAAGCGGGTGTGTCGAAGCCTTTCTGTCTGGACATACGAACTTCAAGCTAATCACGGCTCGGGACTTCCTGCCTCCATCGGCCCACCCCCTGGTCGGACCTGACAGGACGCTTCAAACCTGGCCCCACAAACACCAGAGCGACGGCTTTTTCGCGGCGGTTTTGAAAAAAGGCAGTGATCATTGA
- a CDS encoding methionyl-tRNA formyltransferase has protein sequence MPDGRQWRIVFMGTPEFALPSLSSLASTGKEVVAVVTQPDRPRGRGRKLSPPPVKVLAQELSLPIWQPEKIRDPAIVSRLADLAPDLFVVVAYGQILPPALLGLPRLGALNVHASLLPAYRGPAPINWAIINGETQTGVTTMFMDQGVDTGAILESRIIPIKETDTAKTLHDRLSKLGADLLIQTIAGLKDGTVSPHPQPEAGASHAPLLTKSDGLLNWSRPAVELARLIRGLDPWPGAWTAHRGRSLKLFGGRTGSAQGLPGQVLGLDTGWLHVAAGEGSLLVAELQLAGQKRLAASEFWHGQRLEPGVVLGT, from the coding sequence ATGCCTGATGGCCGCCAGTGGCGCATAGTCTTCATGGGGACGCCCGAGTTTGCCCTCCCCTCTCTTTCCTCCCTGGCAAGTACTGGAAAGGAAGTAGTTGCGGTCGTCACGCAGCCGGACCGGCCTCGAGGACGGGGCCGTAAGCTATCTCCCCCGCCGGTGAAAGTCCTGGCCCAGGAGTTGAGCTTGCCAATCTGGCAGCCTGAAAAAATCAGGGACCCGGCCATCGTCTCCCGGCTTGCGGATTTGGCGCCTGACCTTTTTGTGGTAGTGGCTTATGGCCAGATATTGCCGCCCGCCTTGCTCGGCCTGCCTCGCCTGGGCGCTCTTAACGTCCATGCCTCCCTCCTGCCCGCCTATCGCGGACCGGCCCCCATCAACTGGGCCATTATCAACGGCGAGACCCAGACCGGGGTAACCACCATGTTTATGGATCAAGGCGTTGACACCGGAGCCATTCTCGAATCCCGAATTATTCCAATCAAAGAAACAGACACTGCCAAAACATTGCATGACCGTCTCTCCAAACTCGGAGCCGATCTTCTAATCCAGACCATAGCCGGTCTCAAGGACGGGACTGTGTCTCCTCATCCGCAGCCCGAGGCCGGGGCCAGTCATGCCCCTTTGTTAACCAAATCCGATGGACTCCTTAACTGGAGCCGTCCCGCAGTGGAGCTGGCCAGGCTGATTCGAGGCCTGGACCCCTGGCCCGGTGCATGGACTGCTCATCGCGGCCGTTCACTCAAACTCTTTGGCGGCCGGACGGGAAGCGCCCAGGGCCTGCCAGGCCAGGTTCTGGGTCTTGACACCGGCTGGCTGCATGTCGCCGCAGGCGAGGGAAGCCTGCTGGTGGCCGAACTGCAGCTCGCCGGCCAGAAGCGCCTGGCCGCTTCTGAATTCTGGCACGGCCAGCGGCTAGAGCCCGGCGTTGTCCTAGGAACCTAG
- the def gene encoding peptide deformylase codes for MSALPVLVYPDPFLKIEAQPITKVDDHVVTLARNMLETMYAAPGVGLAATQVGEEKRLIVVDVNHKQGEANPIILVNPEIIASEGEIIYEEGCLSLPGYLTDVKRAEWVRVCGLDLKENPVEIETEDILAIALQHEIDHLDGILIIDRISPLKRELYRRKVRKALKEKQLNA; via the coding sequence ATGTCTGCTTTACCCGTTTTAGTTTACCCGGATCCGTTCTTGAAAATAGAGGCCCAACCCATCACCAAGGTTGACGACCATGTCGTTACCCTGGCCCGGAACATGCTCGAAACCATGTATGCCGCCCCAGGGGTGGGTCTGGCCGCGACTCAGGTCGGCGAAGAGAAGCGATTGATCGTCGTGGACGTCAACCACAAACAGGGAGAAGCCAACCCGATCATCCTTGTCAACCCCGAGATCATCGCTTCAGAAGGCGAAATAATTTATGAGGAGGGCTGTCTTTCCCTCCCCGGCTACCTGACGGATGTAAAACGGGCAGAATGGGTCCGGGTTTGCGGTCTGGATTTAAAAGAAAACCCGGTTGAAATTGAAACTGAAGATATTTTAGCAATAGCGCTCCAGCATGAGATTGACCACCTGGATGGAATTTTGATCATAGACCGGATCAGTCCGCTCAAGCGAGAACTCTATCGCCGCAAGGTCAGAAAAGCCTTAAAAGAAAAGCAGTTAAATGCCTGA
- a CDS encoding zinc-binding dehydrogenase, which produces MKKAVYHGPKDVRVEVVEEPKPKPGQAKIKVEYCGICGSDLHEYLHGPFPVSPFGHEVCGEIVELGPEVEGFQVGERVNAFQKDGYAEYMIAPQDRLLKLPEDVGWERAAMLEPLAGAAYAIERGGVQAGNTVLIAGAGPVGLLLLLGLKLIGVKTIYMTEISGSRRKMAEKLGATALFNPLKLKIPPKIREITDGQGVDVSVEAVGIEASLKDCLASTRYRGKVIIQGIFTEKVPIHMLGFVTKEMTMIGTNSINPALALEWIETKKIEPEEIVTSIVPLDQIKEQGFEALAKDKEKNIKILVKP; this is translated from the coding sequence ATGAAAAAAGCGGTGTATCATGGCCCAAAAGATGTTCGTGTGGAAGTGGTCGAAGAGCCGAAACCCAAACCCGGCCAGGCAAAAATTAAGGTGGAATACTGCGGGATTTGCGGCTCAGACCTTCATGAATACCTTCACGGCCCTTTCCCGGTCAGCCCGTTTGGGCATGAAGTCTGCGGAGAGATTGTAGAACTCGGCCCAGAGGTTGAGGGTTTTCAAGTTGGTGAGCGTGTCAATGCCTTTCAGAAGGATGGATATGCCGAATACATGATCGCCCCGCAGGACCGGTTACTCAAATTACCGGAAGATGTAGGCTGGGAACGGGCGGCCATGCTGGAACCCCTGGCCGGTGCAGCCTACGCTATCGAACGGGGAGGTGTTCAAGCGGGTAACACCGTCCTGATTGCCGGAGCCGGTCCGGTGGGCTTACTGCTGTTACTCGGTCTGAAACTCATCGGAGTGAAAACAATCTATATGACAGAAATTTCAGGAAGCAGACGAAAAATGGCTGAAAAGCTGGGGGCGACTGCGCTCTTTAATCCTCTTAAGCTCAAGATACCTCCAAAGATAAGGGAAATAACCGACGGTCAGGGTGTGGATGTATCCGTTGAGGCGGTCGGTATCGAAGCGAGCTTGAAGGATTGCCTTGCCTCAACGCGTTACCGAGGTAAGGTTATAATCCAGGGTATTTTCACGGAGAAGGTGCCGATCCACATGCTCGGATTCGTGACCAAGGAGATGACCATGATCGGAACGAATTCCATCAACCCAGCCCTTGCCTTGGAATGGATTGAAACCAAGAAAATTGAACCTGAAGAAATTGTTACCAGTATTGTCCCTCTGGATCAAATCAAAGAGCAGGGATTTGAAGCGCTCGCCAAAGATAAAGAGAAAAACATCAAGATCCTGGTGAAACCCTGA
- a CDS encoding glucose 1-dehydrogenase, with protein MFNLSRFSLEGKVALVTGGSRGIGRASALGFAEAGADVAIASRKLPDLEEVADEIRDTGRKALPVATHVGRLDEINKLVGMVMDEFGRIDILVNNAGCSPAFSTVLDAEERLWDAIMNLNLKGLYFLSQAVARVMKEQGGGAIINLSSIEGYRPQFGTGIYSISKTAVKMVTKSMARDLAPYNIRVNAIAPGAIETRLLNNLWALLPEDQARAQKETLAEGIPLKRIGDPEEMVGAMIYLASDASSYVTGTTILIDGGILLR; from the coding sequence ATGTTTAACTTGTCTCGATTTTCCCTTGAGGGCAAGGTAGCCCTCGTGACCGGCGGGAGCCGTGGTATTGGCCGTGCCAGCGCCCTTGGATTCGCCGAGGCTGGAGCGGACGTGGCTATTGCCAGCCGGAAATTACCCGATCTGGAAGAGGTCGCTGACGAAATCAGAGATACAGGCCGGAAGGCCCTGCCAGTGGCGACTCATGTGGGTCGGCTGGACGAAATCAATAAGCTGGTAGGGATGGTCATGGATGAATTTGGCAGGATAGACATCCTGGTCAATAACGCCGGCTGCTCACCGGCTTTTTCGACCGTATTAGACGCGGAGGAACGCCTCTGGGACGCTATCATGAACCTGAACCTAAAGGGCCTGTATTTTCTCAGCCAGGCGGTGGCCCGTGTTATGAAGGAGCAGGGTGGAGGCGCAATTATCAATCTATCTTCCATCGAAGGATATCGCCCGCAATTTGGGACAGGCATTTACTCCATTTCCAAAACAGCGGTAAAAATGGTAACCAAGTCCATGGCACGAGACCTGGCGCCGTATAATATCAGGGTCAACGCCATCGCTCCCGGGGCGATTGAGACCAGGCTGCTCAATAACCTTTGGGCGCTCCTGCCCGAGGATCAGGCCAGGGCGCAAAAAGAAACACTGGCAGAGGGGATCCCGCTGAAGCGGATCGGTGATCCTGAGGAGATGGTCGGGGCCATGATTTATCTAGCTTCAGACGCTTCGAGTTATGTGACCGGGACCACCATTCTCATAGATGGCGGAATCCTGCTCAGGTAG
- a CDS encoding helix-turn-helix domain-containing protein — translation MKNRKDHNKYFAILELSSDASLAEIRKAYLFLKELYSTESIATIPAEDEISEKRKQEILQQIEEAYHRLLALFRQESREAEQARKPLLPDDDSQKAASEISTYNGATLQQIREKLNIDLFDIALTTKIQARHLENIEKENYDDLPPEVYVKGFIISYAQCLSLDPKMVANDYMNRYHIWKDTVTRK, via the coding sequence ATGAAGAATCGAAAAGATCACAACAAATATTTTGCAATCCTCGAACTTTCTTCTGATGCTTCATTAGCGGAAATCAGAAAGGCGTACCTCTTCCTCAAAGAGCTCTACTCCACGGAGTCAATTGCTACCATACCGGCAGAAGATGAAATTTCAGAAAAGCGAAAACAGGAGATACTTCAACAGATTGAAGAAGCATACCATCGCTTGCTGGCCTTATTTAGGCAGGAAAGCAGGGAGGCTGAGCAGGCAAGGAAACCGCTGCTTCCTGACGATGATTCCCAAAAGGCCGCATCTGAGATTTCAACCTATAACGGGGCAACCTTGCAACAGATAAGAGAAAAATTGAACATTGACCTGTTTGATATTGCCTTGACCACCAAGATACAGGCCAGGCATCTTGAGAATATCGAGAAAGAAAACTATGACGACCTTCCGCCTGAGGTGTATGTGAAAGGCTTTATTATAAGCTACGCGCAATGTCTCTCCCTTGATCCAAAGATGGTGGCTAACGATTATATGAACAGATATCATATCTGGAAGGATACAGTCACAAGAAAATAG
- a CDS encoding pyruvate, water dikinase, which yields MPFLKKRRRDASEVEELRLAFRARYHNFKLLLNANNRALELMAEIEEALRGTQPFGMTYIQAVCTRISTSVWQIIKQLNELAPGKYETLNERFKEIQSKITPCAYPETPPQEGPLILPFQEVDRNLADQVGSKIANLGEIKNRINLEVPNGFVVTAQAFQQFMEYNDLQAEIYRRLQAADMENLDQLYSVSAAIQQLIIQSPLPEELEGAIEEHYRRLEEMEGQGVTVAMRSSALGEDLAGTSFAGQYRSSLNVSSENIFEAYKEIVASKYSLPAMTYRLNRGIPDADVAMCVGCMIMVDAVSGGVVYSQNPLDIRRHLTVINAAWGLPKTVVDGSTVPDLFVVSQDSPMEIIQKGISIKERKFVCYPDEGVCRMEVSGEESRMASLSDEQALELARLAMQLEDYYGAPQDIEWAIDADGTIVVLQCRPLKEIEKDKVRDLKIVREEEPHAVILQGGVLASPGVAAGPVFIVKKDMDTLQFPAGSVLVAAQSLPRWAMLLNRAAAVVTEQGSIAGHLATVAREFGVPALFGVPGAMDKLQNDEVITVDAHGTRIYKGRVEVLLSKREGSRNLMKGSPVFQALEGAAQLIVPLNLLDPDSPGFKPKNCQTFHDITRFCHEKAVHEMFQFGKKHHFPERSSKQLYCDVAMQWWVLNLDDGFKEEVEGKYIRLENIASIPMLALWEGITAVPWEGPPPIDGKGFMSVMFQATTNRALTPDGPSQYGERNYFMISKNYCSLNSRLGFHFSTVETLVSDRPIENYISFQYKGGAADYHRRLKRISFISDILEKKNFRIELTKDNLIARVENQDEYLMKKALKIIGYLTIHTRQLDMIMANEASVSYYRTKIEKELQALIDS from the coding sequence ATGCCTTTTTTAAAGAAGCGGCGCAGAGACGCGTCTGAGGTGGAGGAACTGCGTCTCGCATTTAGGGCCCGGTATCATAACTTCAAGCTTCTTTTAAACGCCAACAACAGGGCATTGGAACTCATGGCTGAGATAGAGGAGGCCCTGAGGGGAACCCAGCCTTTTGGCATGACTTATATTCAGGCTGTGTGCACCAGGATCTCCACCAGTGTCTGGCAGATTATAAAGCAACTGAATGAACTCGCTCCAGGGAAATATGAAACGCTCAACGAAAGATTCAAAGAAATACAGTCTAAAATAACCCCCTGTGCTTACCCTGAAACACCTCCTCAGGAAGGTCCGCTGATTCTTCCTTTTCAAGAAGTGGATCGAAACCTGGCTGATCAGGTTGGAAGCAAAATCGCAAACCTGGGGGAAATTAAAAATCGAATCAACCTGGAGGTCCCCAACGGATTCGTTGTCACCGCCCAGGCCTTTCAGCAGTTTATGGAATATAACGACCTTCAGGCGGAAATCTACCGCCGCCTTCAGGCGGCCGACATGGAGAATCTGGACCAGCTTTACAGCGTTAGCGCTGCCATTCAGCAGCTCATCATCCAGTCCCCCCTCCCCGAGGAGCTTGAAGGAGCTATTGAAGAGCATTACCGGCGCCTGGAAGAAATGGAAGGCCAGGGCGTCACGGTGGCCATGCGCAGCAGTGCCTTGGGTGAGGACCTCGCTGGAACCTCTTTCGCCGGTCAGTACCGTTCGTCTCTCAACGTGAGCAGTGAAAATATCTTTGAGGCGTATAAGGAGATCGTGGCCAGCAAATACAGCCTTCCCGCCATGACCTACCGGCTGAATCGGGGTATTCCTGATGCAGATGTAGCCATGTGTGTCGGATGCATGATCATGGTGGACGCCGTTTCGGGCGGGGTTGTCTATTCTCAAAATCCCCTGGACATACGGCGCCATCTGACGGTTATCAACGCCGCCTGGGGGCTGCCCAAGACCGTGGTGGACGGAAGCACCGTCCCGGATCTTTTCGTTGTCTCTCAGGACAGCCCCATGGAGATCATCCAGAAGGGAATATCTATTAAAGAGCGGAAGTTTGTGTGCTACCCGGATGAGGGGGTCTGCCGCATGGAAGTGAGCGGGGAAGAAAGCCGTATGGCCTCGCTGAGTGACGAGCAGGCGCTGGAACTGGCGCGCCTGGCAATGCAGCTTGAAGATTATTACGGTGCGCCGCAGGATATCGAATGGGCGATTGATGCGGATGGAACCATCGTGGTTCTTCAATGCCGACCGCTCAAGGAGATCGAGAAGGATAAGGTTCGCGATTTAAAAATCGTTCGGGAAGAGGAGCCTCATGCGGTTATTCTCCAGGGAGGCGTCCTGGCCAGCCCGGGTGTTGCGGCCGGCCCGGTCTTTATCGTAAAAAAAGACATGGATACCCTCCAGTTCCCGGCCGGGAGTGTCCTGGTCGCGGCGCAGTCCCTGCCTCGCTGGGCGATGCTCTTGAATCGAGCAGCAGCAGTCGTCACCGAACAGGGAAGTATCGCCGGTCATCTGGCCACCGTGGCAAGAGAATTCGGCGTTCCCGCATTATTTGGCGTGCCAGGGGCCATGGATAAACTGCAAAACGATGAGGTGATCACCGTGGATGCTCACGGGACTAGAATCTACAAAGGACGCGTCGAGGTGCTTCTGAGCAAGCGGGAAGGCTCAAGGAACCTCATGAAAGGGAGCCCTGTTTTTCAGGCCCTTGAAGGCGCGGCCCAGCTCATCGTCCCCCTGAACCTCCTGGACCCGGACTCGCCTGGTTTCAAACCTAAGAACTGCCAGACCTTTCACGACATCACCCGTTTCTGTCACGAAAAAGCGGTGCATGAAATGTTCCAGTTTGGTAAAAAACACCACTTCCCAGAACGCTCCAGCAAACAGCTCTACTGTGACGTAGCCATGCAGTGGTGGGTCTTGAATCTGGACGATGGATTCAAAGAAGAAGTAGAAGGCAAATACATCCGCCTGGAAAACATCGCCTCCATCCCCATGCTAGCCCTGTGGGAAGGGATTACCGCCGTTCCATGGGAAGGTCCGCCCCCGATTGATGGCAAGGGATTTATGTCCGTCATGTTCCAGGCTACAACCAACAGAGCCTTGACCCCGGACGGGCCTTCCCAGTACGGCGAACGGAACTATTTCATGATCTCAAAAAATTACTGCAGCCTGAATTCAAGACTCGGGTTTCATTTTTCCACCGTCGAAACCCTGGTCAGCGATCGGCCCATTGAAAACTACATAAGCTTCCAGTACAAGGGCGGGGCGGCAGATTACCATCGGAGACTCAAAAGGATTTCTTTTATAAGCGATATCCTTGAAAAAAAGAATTTCAGGATTGAGCTCACTAAAGACAACCTTATCGCCCGCGTGGAGAATCAGGATGAGTATCTCATGAAAAAAGCCCTTAAAATAATTGGTTATCTTACCATCCACACCAGGCAGCTCGATATGATCATGGCTAATGAGGCCTCGGTAAGCTACTACAGAACCAAGATCGAGAAGGAACTTCAGGCGCTCATTGATTCATAG